One Tessaracoccus lacteus DNA window includes the following coding sequences:
- a CDS encoding DUF349 domain-containing protein: MSELQAPSDFGRVDPDGTVYVTQGGIERSVGQIPDSTPEEAMAFYVRRYENLAAEVSLLESRVDAHAMSPEEAKAAIATARGSVAEANAVGDLDALLRRLDAIGELLPAQIEARKAAKAEQHAATAAAKEAMVTEAETLAAGNDWRGGVDRFRVLLEEWKALPRIDRATDNDLWHRFSSARTQYTRRRKAHFAELNTRRDSAKAVKEAIIAEAEPLADSTDWGATSGAFRDLMARWKAAGSARRADDDALWAKFRAIQDRFFDARTAAQSAVDGEQGENLAAKQALVEQVTKDLEGVTDVEQAKGIHREFLSKFSEIGHVPRQAMRDLDNKVRSLGSKIADLEAAEWKRTDPEARKRAEDTVAMFSAQIEKLNKDLAAAEAKGDARRARDAAKSIETYTSWLDQAKATLEDFTR, translated from the coding sequence ATGAGCGAACTGCAAGCGCCCTCCGACTTCGGCCGCGTCGATCCCGACGGAACGGTCTACGTCACCCAGGGTGGCATCGAAAGAAGTGTCGGGCAGATCCCCGACTCCACCCCCGAAGAGGCGATGGCGTTCTACGTCCGTCGCTACGAGAACCTGGCCGCGGAGGTCAGCCTCCTCGAGTCGCGCGTCGACGCGCACGCCATGAGCCCCGAGGAGGCGAAGGCCGCCATCGCGACGGCCCGCGGCTCCGTCGCGGAGGCGAACGCCGTCGGCGACCTGGACGCGCTGCTGCGTCGCCTCGACGCGATCGGCGAGCTGCTGCCTGCACAGATCGAGGCGCGCAAGGCCGCCAAGGCGGAGCAGCACGCCGCCACGGCCGCCGCCAAGGAGGCCATGGTCACCGAGGCCGAGACGCTGGCCGCCGGCAACGACTGGCGCGGCGGGGTCGACCGGTTCCGGGTCCTGCTGGAGGAGTGGAAGGCGCTCCCCCGCATCGACCGCGCGACCGACAACGACCTGTGGCACCGGTTCTCCTCGGCGCGCACGCAGTACACCCGCCGGCGCAAGGCGCACTTCGCCGAGCTGAACACCCGACGTGACTCCGCGAAGGCCGTCAAGGAGGCCATCATCGCCGAGGCCGAGCCGCTCGCCGACTCGACCGACTGGGGTGCCACCTCGGGTGCGTTCCGTGACCTGATGGCCCGCTGGAAGGCAGCCGGCAGCGCCCGCCGCGCTGACGACGACGCCCTGTGGGCGAAGTTCCGGGCGATCCAGGACCGGTTCTTCGACGCCCGCACCGCCGCGCAGAGCGCGGTCGACGGCGAGCAGGGCGAGAACCTGGCCGCCAAGCAGGCTCTCGTCGAGCAGGTCACAAAGGACCTCGAGGGCGTCACCGACGTCGAGCAGGCAAAGGGCATCCACCGCGAGTTCCTCTCGAAGTTCTCCGAGATCGGTCACGTGCCGCGTCAGGCAATGCGCGACCTGGACAACAAGGTCCGCTCCCTCGGCTCGAAGATCGCCGACCTGGAGGCTGCCGAGTGGAAGCGCACGGATCCCGAGGCGCGCAAGCGTGCCGAGGACACCGTCGCGATGTTCAGCGCCCAGATCGAGAAACTGAACAAGGACCTCGCCGCTGCGGAGGCCAAGGGCGACGCCCGCAGGGCACGCGACGCGGCCAAGTCCATCGAGACCTACACCTCCTGGCTCGACCAGGCAAAGGCGACCCTCGAGGACTTCACCCGCTGA
- a CDS encoding RelA/SpoT family protein, translating into MAEEAAPTGASRLVTGPEQPRLRMRHRLARLGAVRSKSAVLDPLFRIVKSNHPKADLAILERAYRVAERYHEGQTRKSGDPYITHPLAVATILAELGMTEPVLVAALLHDTVEDTEYTLEDLRAEFSDEVARMVDGVTKLDKLTYGETAKAETIRKMIMATSEEVRVLVIKLADRLHNMRTIGYLRPDKRVRIATETLNIFAPLAHRLGMNTIKWELEDLSFATIEPKIYAEIVEMVAQQAPGRERYLRELIAEFQTMLAESKIQATVYGRPKHYYSIYQKMMVRGRDFRDIYDLIGLRVLVADVKDCYAVLGVVHAGWKPVPGRFKDYIAGPKFNLYQSLHTTVLGQNNEPVEFQIRTYEMHRRAEYGVAAHWKYKEDLRHGVTPEEAGLKAMHQLSVMSKETEDPGEFLDSVLFEINSDEIYVFTPKGEVMALPVGATPVDFAFAVHTEIGYRTIGARVNGRLVALSTPLQQGDKIEILTSKAEGAGPSRDWLSFVVSSRARQKIKAHFSRERRDETIEQGKEMLARDLRRTGLPMQRLLTLENLTAVANDLGHKDVPSLYVAIGDGQVGAQSVVEKLVQLHGGEEETADTVTEDVVVTRRRRPVRDGAHILVDGDDSMQVKLAKCCYPLPGDDIVGFVTRTEGVSVHRADCTNVPALMKQPERFVKVEWSGIEQGSTFLVTVQIEGIDRARLLSDVSAALSEQHVDILSVNISSNRQRQFTGKFTFESADPTHLQHVMNQVRRVPGVYDVYRVSG; encoded by the coding sequence ATGGCTGAAGAGGCGGCGCCCACCGGTGCTTCCCGGCTCGTGACCGGGCCCGAACAGCCGCGCCTGCGGATGCGACATCGGCTCGCGCGGCTCGGAGCGGTGCGCTCCAAGTCGGCGGTCCTCGACCCGCTCTTCCGCATCGTCAAGTCGAACCATCCGAAGGCCGACCTCGCCATCCTCGAGCGCGCCTACCGGGTCGCGGAGCGCTACCACGAGGGCCAGACGCGCAAGTCGGGGGACCCGTACATCACGCATCCGCTCGCCGTCGCCACCATCCTGGCCGAGCTCGGCATGACGGAGCCCGTGCTCGTCGCCGCGCTGCTGCACGACACCGTCGAGGACACTGAGTACACGCTGGAGGACCTGCGCGCCGAGTTCTCCGACGAGGTCGCTCGGATGGTCGACGGCGTCACGAAGCTCGACAAGCTCACCTACGGCGAGACCGCGAAGGCCGAGACCATCCGCAAGATGATCATGGCCACCAGCGAGGAGGTGCGCGTGCTTGTCATCAAGCTCGCGGACCGCCTCCACAACATGCGCACCATCGGCTACCTGCGTCCGGACAAGCGCGTCCGAATCGCCACCGAGACCCTCAACATCTTCGCGCCGCTTGCCCACCGGCTGGGCATGAACACCATCAAGTGGGAGCTCGAGGACCTCTCCTTCGCCACGATCGAGCCGAAGATCTACGCCGAGATCGTCGAGATGGTCGCGCAGCAGGCGCCCGGCAGGGAGCGCTACCTCCGCGAGCTGATCGCCGAGTTCCAGACGATGCTTGCGGAGTCCAAGATCCAGGCCACCGTCTACGGCCGACCGAAGCACTACTACTCGATCTACCAGAAGATGATGGTTCGCGGCCGCGACTTCCGCGACATCTACGACCTCATCGGGCTGCGTGTCCTGGTGGCCGACGTGAAGGACTGCTACGCCGTGCTCGGCGTGGTGCACGCGGGCTGGAAGCCGGTGCCGGGCCGGTTCAAGGACTACATCGCGGGCCCGAAGTTCAACCTGTACCAGTCGCTGCACACCACGGTGCTCGGACAGAACAACGAGCCGGTCGAGTTCCAGATCCGCACCTACGAGATGCACCGCCGCGCCGAGTACGGTGTCGCGGCCCACTGGAAGTACAAGGAGGACCTGCGCCACGGCGTCACGCCGGAGGAGGCGGGCCTCAAGGCGATGCACCAGCTGTCGGTGATGAGCAAGGAGACCGAGGACCCAGGAGAGTTCCTCGACTCTGTGCTGTTCGAGATCAACTCCGACGAGATCTACGTCTTCACGCCGAAGGGCGAGGTGATGGCCTTGCCCGTCGGCGCCACGCCCGTCGACTTCGCTTTCGCCGTGCACACCGAGATCGGCTACCGCACCATCGGCGCGCGCGTCAACGGCAGGCTGGTGGCACTCAGCACCCCGCTGCAGCAGGGTGACAAGATCGAGATCCTCACGTCGAAGGCGGAGGGTGCCGGGCCGAGCCGAGACTGGCTGAGCTTCGTCGTCAGCTCGCGGGCGCGACAGAAGATCAAGGCCCACTTCTCGCGCGAGCGGCGCGACGAGACCATCGAGCAGGGCAAGGAGATGCTTGCCCGCGACCTGCGCCGCACTGGCCTGCCGATGCAGCGGCTGCTGACGCTCGAGAACCTCACCGCGGTGGCGAACGACCTGGGCCACAAGGACGTGCCCTCCCTCTACGTGGCCATCGGCGACGGCCAGGTCGGCGCCCAGTCGGTTGTCGAGAAGCTCGTGCAGCTGCACGGCGGCGAGGAGGAGACGGCCGACACAGTCACGGAGGATGTGGTCGTCACCCGGCGACGACGCCCCGTCCGCGACGGCGCACACATTCTGGTCGACGGCGACGACTCCATGCAGGTCAAGCTCGCCAAGTGCTGCTACCCGCTGCCCGGCGACGACATCGTCGGCTTCGTGACGCGCACCGAGGGCGTCAGCGTGCACCGGGCCGACTGCACCAACGTGCCGGCGCTGATGAAGCAGCCCGAACGCTTCGTGAAGGTGGAGTGGTCCGGCATCGAGCAGGGCAGCACGTTCCTCGTGACGGTGCAGATCGAGGGCATCGACCGCGCCCGCCTGCTCTCGGACGTCTCGGCCGCGCTGTCGGAGCAGCACGTCGACATCCTGAGTGTGAACATCTCCAGCAACCGGCAGCGCCAGTTCACCGGCAAGTTCACGTTCGAGTCGGCCGACCCGACCCACCTGCAGCACGTGATGAACCAGGTCCGCCGCGTCCCCGGCGTCTACGACGTGTACCGGGTCAGCGGCTGA
- a CDS encoding potassium channel family protein: MAKLRSRGELMSLVSMPRIETSPFKELARRGLFALLLLFAITGMVWLDRGSYIDNTAADGVSLIDALYYATVTVTTTGYGDITPITAHARLLNALVITPLRVAFLVVLVGTTIEVLANQGSRSIRDSIWRKKMRNHVVVIGYGTKGRSAVNTLRRQGETAERIVVIDSDAVAVNEANIDGLAAFQGDATRRELLRRAEVSKARQVIICLDRDDAAVLATLTVRQLNPTAGVIVAVREQANVPLVKQSGASSVVTSSETVGRLLGLSAIGPDMGTIIQDMLTGGEGLEVHQRLAEASEAGQPPSAVQGERVIGVVRNGTLRRFYDKTATRIEVGDELIVVRRAQPPSNRDVLRRDED, translated from the coding sequence ATGGCAAAGCTGCGTTCCAGGGGCGAACTCATGTCCCTGGTCTCCATGCCGAGGATCGAGACCTCGCCGTTCAAGGAACTTGCACGGCGAGGCCTCTTCGCCCTCCTCCTGCTGTTCGCCATCACGGGGATGGTGTGGCTCGACCGTGGCTCCTACATCGACAACACGGCCGCCGACGGCGTCTCGCTGATCGACGCGCTGTACTACGCGACCGTCACCGTCACCACCACCGGCTACGGGGACATCACCCCCATCACGGCGCACGCCAGGTTGCTCAACGCGCTGGTCATCACGCCGCTGCGGGTAGCCTTCCTCGTCGTGTTGGTCGGCACCACCATCGAGGTGCTCGCGAACCAGGGCAGCCGCAGCATCCGGGACTCGATCTGGAGGAAGAAGATGCGCAACCACGTCGTCGTCATCGGCTACGGCACCAAAGGCCGCAGCGCCGTCAACACGCTGCGCAGGCAGGGCGAGACGGCCGAGCGGATCGTCGTCATCGACTCCGATGCCGTCGCGGTCAACGAGGCCAACATCGACGGGCTGGCCGCCTTCCAGGGCGACGCCACCCGCAGGGAGCTCCTGAGGCGGGCGGAGGTCAGCAAGGCCCGCCAGGTCATCATCTGCCTCGATCGCGACGACGCGGCGGTGCTGGCGACGCTGACAGTGCGCCAGCTGAACCCGACCGCCGGCGTGATCGTCGCCGTAAGGGAGCAGGCCAATGTTCCCCTGGTCAAGCAGTCCGGGGCCTCATCGGTGGTCACCAGCTCCGAGACGGTCGGCCGCCTGCTCGGCCTGTCCGCGATCGGGCCGGACATGGGCACCATCATCCAGGACATGCTGACCGGAGGGGAGGGGCTCGAGGTGCACCAGCGGCTCGCCGAGGCCTCCGAGGCCGGGCAGCCGCCTTCCGCGGTCCAGGGTGAGCGCGTCATCGGCGTGGTCCGCAACGGGACGCTGCGCCGCTTCTACGACAAGACGGCCACCCGCATCGAGGTGGGCGACGAGCTGATCGTGGTGCGTCGCGCCCAGCCGCCGAGCAACCGTGACGTGCTGCGCAGGGACGAGGACTGA
- a CDS encoding adenine phosphoribosyltransferase, with the protein MSTRESRVERVASLIRDVPDFPSPGIMFKDITPLLSNPIGFQAAITELVTSAPRPIDTVVGMEARGFIFAAPVALALGAGFVPVRKPGKLPGDTVSASYELEYGENTLSIHRDAVRPGARVMVVDDVLATGGTIGATAALVRGLGAVVAQVSVVMELSFLNGRDKLAELGIDNYSALVTV; encoded by the coding sequence ATGTCGACACGCGAGTCCCGCGTCGAGAGGGTCGCGTCACTGATCCGTGACGTGCCTGACTTCCCGAGCCCCGGGATCATGTTCAAGGACATCACGCCGCTGTTGAGCAACCCGATCGGATTCCAGGCCGCGATCACGGAGCTGGTGACGAGCGCGCCGCGCCCCATCGACACCGTCGTGGGGATGGAGGCGCGCGGGTTCATCTTCGCCGCCCCCGTCGCGCTGGCTCTCGGAGCCGGGTTCGTGCCCGTCCGCAAGCCCGGCAAGCTGCCGGGAGACACGGTCAGCGCCAGCTATGAGCTGGAGTACGGCGAGAACACGCTCAGCATCCACCGCGACGCGGTGCGGCCCGGCGCCCGCGTGATGGTGGTCGACGACGTGCTCGCCACCGGCGGCACCATCGGAGCGACCGCCGCGCTGGTGCGTGGACTCGGCGCCGTGGTCGCCCAGGTGAGCGTCGTGATGGAACTGAGCTTCCTGAACGGCCGCGACAAGCTGGCGGAGCTCGGCATCGACAACTACTCCGCTCTGGTGACAGTCTGA
- the secF gene encoding protein translocase subunit SecF, producing the protein MSTPKMSIAHRLYTGHLSYDFIKHRRQWFIVSGVLVVASILLLLVRGLTLGIEFTGGTDFQAPMKIEAGTVDAVRAQAADLTVSDLEPQVFSLGETAIRIQTRTLDTEELQTTRAEIAQIAGVDSSEVAYNAIGASWGKEISRQGVIALLVFTVLVMLLIAVYFRDWKMSIAAIVAVAHDLIVTVGVYAAVGFTVTPSTVIGVLTILGYSLYDTVVVFDKIRENVHGLEETNHTYSEQANLAVNQVIVRSINTTVIGIIPVVALFVAGTWLQSAQLADLGLALLVGMIAGAYSSLFIAAPLLAWLREREPGMVKHREQIQRRAERAERKAAQREAEALALATAGGPAPVETAPRQQRRTSGSRAERKGRKK; encoded by the coding sequence ATGTCGACCCCCAAGATGAGCATCGCCCACCGGCTCTACACCGGCCACCTCTCGTACGACTTCATCAAGCACCGTAGGCAGTGGTTCATCGTCTCCGGCGTGCTGGTGGTGGCGAGCATCCTGCTGCTGCTGGTGCGAGGACTGACGCTCGGTATCGAGTTCACCGGCGGTACAGATTTCCAGGCCCCGATGAAGATCGAGGCAGGCACGGTGGACGCCGTCCGGGCACAGGCGGCCGACCTCACGGTCTCCGACCTGGAGCCTCAGGTCTTCTCGCTCGGCGAGACGGCCATCCGCATCCAGACCCGCACGCTCGACACCGAGGAGCTGCAGACGACCCGCGCCGAGATCGCCCAGATCGCCGGCGTGGACAGCTCCGAGGTGGCCTACAACGCCATCGGCGCGTCCTGGGGCAAGGAGATCTCCCGGCAGGGCGTGATCGCGCTGCTGGTGTTCACCGTGCTGGTCATGCTCCTGATCGCCGTGTACTTCCGGGACTGGAAGATGTCGATCGCGGCGATCGTGGCCGTGGCCCACGACCTGATCGTCACCGTCGGCGTCTACGCGGCGGTGGGATTCACCGTCACGCCGTCGACCGTGATCGGCGTGCTCACGATCCTCGGCTACTCGCTCTACGACACCGTCGTGGTGTTCGACAAGATCCGTGAGAACGTGCACGGGCTCGAGGAGACCAACCACACCTACTCGGAGCAGGCGAACCTGGCGGTCAACCAGGTCATTGTCCGCTCGATCAACACTACCGTCATCGGCATCATCCCGGTCGTCGCGCTCTTCGTCGCCGGGACCTGGCTCCAGTCGGCTCAGCTTGCCGACCTCGGCCTCGCCCTGCTGGTCGGCATGATCGCCGGCGCCTACTCCTCGCTGTTCATCGCCGCCCCGCTGCTCGCGTGGCTGCGGGAGCGGGAGCCCGGCATGGTCAAGCACCGCGAGCAGATCCAGCGTCGTGCAGAGCGTGCGGAGCGCAAGGCGGCCCAGCGCGAGGCCGAGGCCCTTGCCCTGGCGACCGCAGGAGGTCCCGCGCCGGTCGAGACCGCACCGCGGCAGCAGCGTCGAACCTCCGGCAGCCGAGCCGAGCGGAAGGGGCGGAAGAAGTGA
- the secD gene encoding protein translocase subunit SecD codes for MATSAKRGRPGVVLTVFLLIIVGLYLIMGLTKTWAPKLGLDLQGGQTITLTATSENVTPESLELARNIIQQRVDGLGVGEATVAVQGDRRIVVSAPNVTSDDLVELVGATAQLSFRPVLQSGAGTGPSDDADAVPGLPTPAPSPEPSASADGPSVDNEQLSIDEVLAYTATEEDLENFANFVCGDTVVDDPSRAIVACDDEGTYKYLLGPTAVLGTELDTAAYGIPTGDLSYVVTLSLKSTGAEQFKQLTGALLDKTSPENLFAIVLDGIVESAVEPQVQITNGEAQISGSFTADSAASLANVLKYGSLPVSFEPSQVETVSATLGGEQLRVGIIAGLIGIAAVALYSFIYYRGMGIVVVASLVVAASATYAMMVLLGSAVGFSLSLAGIAGAIVGIAVTADSFVIYFERIRDEIRDGRSLRSSLVSGWEKARGTIIISDAVSLLSAVILFIVAIGSVKGFAFTLGLTTMIDLAVVFFFTKPLVQLLGRTKFFGEGHKWSGLDAEHMGVSRDSLLGRRLRRRTPVTHDVTATQTTQEA; via the coding sequence GTGGCCACCTCCGCGAAGCGAGGACGCCCAGGAGTCGTCCTCACAGTCTTCCTCCTGATCATCGTCGGCCTGTACCTCATCATGGGCCTGACGAAAACCTGGGCCCCGAAGCTGGGCCTCGACCTGCAGGGCGGTCAGACCATCACGCTGACCGCCACCAGCGAGAACGTGACCCCCGAGTCGCTCGAGCTGGCGCGCAACATCATCCAGCAACGCGTCGACGGCCTCGGCGTCGGCGAGGCGACAGTGGCGGTGCAGGGCGACCGGCGCATCGTGGTCTCCGCACCGAACGTGACGAGCGACGACCTGGTGGAGCTGGTGGGCGCCACCGCGCAGCTGAGCTTCCGCCCGGTGCTCCAGTCCGGGGCCGGCACCGGCCCGTCGGACGACGCGGACGCCGTCCCCGGACTGCCCACGCCCGCGCCGAGCCCGGAGCCCTCCGCCTCCGCGGACGGGCCCTCGGTGGACAACGAGCAGCTCTCCATCGACGAGGTGCTCGCGTACACGGCGACCGAGGAGGACCTCGAGAACTTCGCGAACTTCGTCTGCGGCGACACCGTCGTGGACGATCCCTCCAGGGCCATCGTGGCGTGCGACGACGAGGGCACCTACAAGTACCTCCTCGGCCCCACGGCCGTCCTCGGCACCGAACTGGATACCGCCGCGTACGGCATCCCGACCGGCGACCTCTCCTACGTGGTGACCCTGTCGCTCAAGTCGACGGGGGCCGAGCAGTTCAAGCAGCTGACCGGCGCGCTCCTGGACAAGACGAGCCCCGAGAACCTGTTCGCGATCGTGCTCGACGGCATCGTCGAGTCCGCGGTCGAGCCGCAGGTGCAGATCACCAACGGCGAGGCGCAGATTAGTGGCTCGTTCACCGCCGACTCCGCGGCCTCACTGGCAAACGTGCTGAAGTACGGCTCGCTGCCCGTGAGCTTCGAGCCAAGCCAGGTCGAGACCGTCTCCGCGACGCTCGGCGGCGAGCAGCTGCGCGTCGGCATCATCGCGGGCCTCATCGGCATCGCGGCCGTCGCGCTCTACTCCTTCATCTACTACCGCGGCATGGGCATCGTGGTCGTCGCCTCCCTCGTGGTGGCCGCCTCCGCGACCTACGCGATGATGGTGCTGCTCGGCTCCGCGGTCGGGTTCTCCCTGAGCCTCGCCGGCATCGCCGGCGCCATCGTCGGTATAGCCGTGACGGCGGACTCCTTCGTCATCTACTTCGAACGGATACGCGACGAGATCCGCGACGGCCGCAGTCTGCGCTCGTCGCTGGTTTCCGGCTGGGAGAAGGCCCGCGGCACGATCATCATCTCCGATGCCGTGTCGCTGCTGTCTGCCGTGATCCTGTTCATCGTCGCCATCGGTTCGGTGAAGGGCTTCGCCTTCACGCTCGGCCTGACCACGATGATCGACCTGGCCGTCGTGTTCTTCTTCACCAAGCCGCTCGTGCAGCTGCTCGGCCGGACGAAGTTCTTCGGCGAGGGCCACAAGTGGTCCGGCCTGGATGCTGAGCACATGGGCGTCAGCCGCGACTCGCTGCTCGGTCGGCGGCTGCGTCGCCGCACCCCGGTCACTCACGACGTCACCGCGACCCAGACCACTCAGGAGGCGTGA
- the yajC gene encoding preprotein translocase subunit YajC, whose translation MELIIMMIALFAIMYFLMIRPQQKRMKADQEMRSSLAVGDRVLLTSGIFATISHLGERQFIVELAPDLEVTILKGNVARKVEPSDEEFEFTDEVAATEPADELATGDVIVPDDASSLTADAAPEAAEPAETFDPTPAPGEGLADEQPRTEDNK comes from the coding sequence ATGGAACTCATCATCATGATGATCGCGCTGTTCGCGATCATGTATTTCCTCATGATTCGCCCGCAGCAGAAGCGCATGAAGGCCGACCAGGAGATGCGTTCGTCGCTTGCCGTCGGCGACCGCGTACTCCTGACCTCCGGCATCTTCGCGACCATCTCGCACCTCGGTGAGCGCCAGTTCATCGTTGAGCTGGCCCCCGACCTGGAGGTGACGATCCTCAAGGGCAACGTCGCACGCAAGGTCGAGCCCTCCGACGAGGAGTTCGAGTTCACCGACGAGGTCGCCGCGACCGAGCCCGCCGACGAGCTGGCGACCGGCGACGTGATCGTCCCGGACGACGCCTCCTCGCTGACCGCCGACGCCGCCCCCGAGGCGGCCGAGCCGGCCGAGACCTTCGACCCCACGCCGGCGCCGGGTGAGGGCCTTGCCGACGAGCAGCCGCGTACCGAGGACAACAAGTAG
- the ruvB gene encoding Holliday junction branch migration DNA helicase RuvB gives MDDSAVDPHATVEERDYEAALRPRSLAEFEGQPRVREQLGLVLDAALHRGTAPDHVLLSGPPGLGKTTLAMIIAAELGVGLRISSGPAIQHAGDLAAILSGLAEGDVLFLDEIHRLSRPAEEMLYLAMEDYRVDVIVGKGPGATAIPIELPPFTLVGATTRAGMLPGPLRDRFGFTAQLDFYDPADLAFIVGASSSKLGIRIDDDARVEIARRSRGTPRIANRLLRRVRDFAQVKGHEVATRDVARAALELYEVDERGLDRLDRGVLDALIRLFDGGPVGLSTLALSVGEEIETVSEVAEPFLIREGMLVRTPRGRIATRAGYRHLGVRPPSTMPALFDDDPGTP, from the coding sequence ATGGACGACTCCGCCGTCGACCCGCACGCCACCGTCGAGGAGCGCGACTATGAGGCAGCGCTGAGGCCCCGCTCGCTTGCCGAGTTCGAGGGCCAGCCCCGTGTCCGCGAACAGCTCGGTCTCGTGTTGGATGCCGCCCTCCACCGCGGCACCGCGCCGGACCATGTGCTCCTGTCCGGGCCCCCCGGGCTGGGCAAGACCACCCTGGCGATGATCATCGCCGCCGAACTTGGTGTCGGGCTCAGGATCTCGTCGGGGCCGGCCATCCAGCACGCCGGCGACCTCGCCGCCATCCTGTCCGGCCTGGCCGAGGGTGACGTGCTCTTCCTCGACGAGATCCACCGCCTTTCCAGGCCCGCCGAGGAGATGCTCTACCTGGCGATGGAGGACTACCGGGTCGACGTCATCGTCGGCAAGGGTCCCGGCGCGACCGCGATCCCCATCGAGCTTCCCCCGTTCACGCTGGTCGGTGCCACGACGCGCGCCGGCATGCTGCCCGGCCCGCTGCGCGACCGCTTCGGTTTCACGGCGCAGCTCGACTTCTACGACCCGGCCGACCTGGCCTTCATCGTCGGCGCCTCCTCGTCGAAACTGGGCATCCGCATCGACGACGACGCGCGTGTAGAGATCGCCCGCCGCTCGCGGGGCACGCCCCGGATCGCCAACCGGCTGCTGCGCCGCGTGCGTGACTTCGCTCAGGTGAAGGGGCACGAGGTCGCGACACGCGACGTCGCCCGGGCCGCGCTGGAGCTCTACGAGGTCGACGAGAGGGGGCTCGACAGGCTCGATCGCGGCGTCCTGGATGCCCTGATCAGACTCTTCGACGGCGGCCCCGTCGGGCTGTCGACGCTCGCGCTGAGCGTCGGGGAGGAGATCGAGACGGTGTCAGAGGTCGCCGAGCCTTTCCTGATCCGGGAGGGGATGCTCGTGCGCACGCCCCGCGGCCGGATCGCGACCAGGGCCGGCTACCGGCACCTCGGAGTGAGGCCCCCGTCGACCATGCCCGCGCTGTTTGACGACGACCCCGGCACCCCGTGA
- the ruvA gene encoding Holliday junction branch migration protein RuvA has protein sequence MIAQLTGTCVRAGATTCVLDVGGVGYLLHVTPATAACLRPGEQVMLATSLMLRENAVTLFGFADEHERDAFELAQSASGVGPKLALAIVSVLSPSELRRAVQSEDLARLTAVPGIGRKGAEKIVIELRDKVVTLVDADSPEPQESPAEQAQELWRAQVSDGLQGLGWSARDAEAACDNVAHLVDETPDVGVAQLLRAALNSLARR, from the coding sequence ATGATCGCCCAGCTGACCGGTACCTGTGTCCGCGCAGGTGCCACCACCTGCGTGCTGGATGTGGGCGGCGTGGGCTACCTCCTGCACGTCACGCCCGCTACCGCGGCGTGTCTCAGGCCGGGGGAGCAGGTGATGCTCGCCACGTCCCTCATGCTGCGGGAGAATGCCGTGACGCTCTTCGGGTTCGCCGACGAGCACGAGCGGGACGCATTCGAACTCGCGCAGTCGGCCTCGGGCGTCGGACCGAAGCTCGCGCTGGCTATCGTGTCGGTGCTCAGCCCCTCCGAGCTGCGCCGCGCCGTGCAGAGCGAGGACCTGGCCCGGTTGACGGCCGTGCCCGGCATCGGGCGCAAGGGTGCGGAGAAGATTGTGATCGAGCTGCGGGACAAGGTCGTCACCCTCGTCGACGCGGACTCGCCCGAGCCGCAGGAGTCTCCCGCGGAGCAGGCCCAGGAACTGTGGCGTGCGCAGGTCAGCGACGGCCTGCAGGGGCTCGGCTGGTCCGCCCGTGACGCGGAGGCAGCCTGCGACAACGTGGCCCACCTGGTCGACGAGACGCCCGACGTCGGCGTGGCGCAGCTGCTGCGCGCCGCCCTGAACTCGCTGGCCAGGCGCTGA
- the ruvC gene encoding crossover junction endodeoxyribonuclease RuvC, translating to MGIDPGLTRCGVGVVEGTLGRPPRLVAVGVVRTSTGLDLARRLLALEEGLAAWFDEYRPEAAGIERVFAQHNLNSVMDTAQASGVAAVSAARRGLPVTFHTPSEVKAAVTGSGTADKAQVTQMITRILRLAEAPRPADAADALAVAVTQIWRGGATNRYAAAVAAAKGKR from the coding sequence ATCGGCATCGACCCCGGGCTGACCCGCTGCGGGGTCGGTGTTGTCGAGGGGACCCTCGGCAGGCCACCCAGGCTGGTGGCCGTCGGCGTGGTGCGTACCTCGACGGGGTTGGACCTCGCCCGCCGGCTGCTGGCCCTCGAGGAGGGGCTGGCCGCCTGGTTCGACGAGTACCGCCCGGAGGCTGCCGGCATCGAACGCGTCTTCGCCCAGCACAACCTGAACTCCGTGATGGACACCGCGCAGGCCTCGGGGGTCGCGGCAGTCTCCGCGGCACGCCGCGGCCTGCCCGTGACCTTCCATACCCCGAGCGAGGTCAAGGCGGCCGTGACGGGCTCCGGCACGGCCGACAAGGCACAGGTGACGCAGATGATCACCCGGATCCTCAGGTTGGCCGAGGCCCCCAGGCCCGCGGACGCCGCCGACGCGCTCGCGGTGGCCGTCACCCAGATCTGGCGCGGCGGCGCCACCAACCGCTATGCCGCGGCTGTCGCGGCAGCGAAGGGGAAGCGATGA